Proteins found in one Neurospora crassa OR74A linkage group II, whole genome shotgun sequence genomic segment:
- a CDS encoding nucleolar protein nop-58, whose product MPLFILTETSAGYGLFKAADKKLLSSDNLAERLNSVEKITKEIKYKEFAKFESAATALEEIAGVVEGKVTPKLNSLLAEIGNEKKVTLAVAESKLGAAINKIPNLDIQPIADSTTTDLFRAIRQYLPELIPGMLPENFKEMSLGLSHSLSRHKLKFSPEKVDVMIVHAVSLLDELDKELNTYAMRVKEWYGWHFPELAKILPDNLSYARIIVTMGMRSNATTADLSEILPHEIEAAVKAAADISMGTEVSEEDLQNIKYLAERVIDYSVYRKQLSDYLENRMRAIAPNMTELVGALVGARLIAHAGSVMNLAKNPGSTIQILGAEKALFRALKTKHATPKYGLIYHASLVGQASGANKGKMARQLASKVALGVRTDALAEFPEDADDETRASLGIRSRAKLENNLRQLEGKPIASKGVSVGPNGIPVASAPKWDIKEARKYNIDADGLAADAEAPKKPLIQEVEMQDAPADEDEEMKDVSKKSKKDKKEKKEKKDKKAKKELDDEDFERLAKAAGMSVDKFKRRFERGQISIKEDGTLEILSKKDFKGKDAEAEEEAEEEEKPAKKSKSSKRKAEAEEEETTKEEKPKKKKKKSSKE is encoded by the exons ATGCCTCTCTTTATCCTAACAGAAACCAGTGCCGG TTATGGCCTGTTCAAGGCGGCAGACAAGAAGCTGCTGTCCTCGGACAACCTCGCCGAGCGTCTCAACAGCGTTGAAAAGATCACCAAGGA GATCAAGTACAAGGAGTTCGCCAAGTTCGAGAGCGCCGCCACTGCCCTCGAGGAAAtcgctggtgttgttgagggcAAGGTCACTCCCAAGCTGAACAGCCTGCTTGCCGAGATTGGAAATGAGAAGAAGGTCACCCTCGCCGTTGCCGAGAGCAAGCTCGGCGCTGCCATCAACAAGATCCCCAACCTCGACATCCAGCCCATTGCCgactccaccaccaccgacctcTTCCGTGCCATCCGCCAGTACCTTCCCGAGCTCATTCCTGGCATGCTCCCCGAGAACTTCAAGGAGATGTCCCTCGGTCTCTCCCACTCTCTCTCGCGCCACAAGCTCAAGTTCTCCCCCGAGAAGGTCGATGTCATGATCGTCCACGCCGTCTCGCTCCTCGACGAGCTTGACAAGGAGCTCAACACCTACGCCATGCGTGTCAAGGAATGGTACGGCTGGCACTTCCCCGAGTTGGCCAAGATCCTTCCCGACAACCTCTCTTATGCTCGCATCATTGTCACCATGGGCATGCGTTCCAACGCCACGACTGCCGACTTGTCCGAGATTCTTCCCCACGAGATCGAGGCTGCCGTCAAGGCTGCCGCCGATATTTCCATGGGTACTGAGGTTTCCGAGGAGGATCTCCAGAACATCAAGTACCTCGCTGAGCGCGTCATCGACTACTCCGTTTACCGCAAGCAGCTCTCTGACTACCTCGAGAACCGCATGCGCGCCATTGCTCCCAACATGACCGAGCTTGTCGGCGCTCTTGTCGGTGCTCGTCTCATTGCCCACGCTGGTTCCGTCATGAACCTTGCCAAGAACCCCGGTTCCACCATCCAGATTCTCGGTGCCGAGAAGGCCCTTTTCCGTGCCCTCAAGACCAAGCACGCCACTCCCAAGTACGGTCTCATCTACCACGCTTCTCTCGTTGGCCAGGCTTCTGGTGCCAACAAGGGTAAGATGGCTCGTCAGCTCGCCTCCAAGGTCGCTCTCGGTGTCCGTACCGATGCTCTTGCCGAGTTCCCCGAGGATGCCGATGACGAGACTCGTGCCAGCCTCGGTATCCGCTCCCGTGCCAAGCTTGAGAACAACCTTCGTCAGCTCGAGGGCAAGCCCATTGCCAGCAAGGGTGTCTCTGTCGGCCCCAACGGTATTCCCGTCGCTTCTGCCCCCAAGTGGGACATCAAGGAGGCTCGCAAGTACAACATTGATGCTGACGGCTTGGCCGCTGATGCTGAGGCTCCCAAGAAGCCCCTCATCCAGGAGGTTGAGATGCAGGATGCTCCCgccgatgaggatgaagagatgAAGGATGTCTccaagaagtccaagaaggacaagaaggagaagaaggagaagaaggacaagaaggccaagaaggagcttgacgacgaggacttTGAGCGTCTTGCCAAGGCCGCTGGCATGTCTGTCGACAAGTTCAAGCGCCGCTTCGAACGCGGCCAGATCAGCATCAAGGAGGACGGTACCCTCGAGATCCTCAGCAAGAAGGActtcaagggcaaggacgccgaggccgaggaagaggctgaggaggaggagaagcctGCCAAGAAGTCCAAGAGCTCCAAGCGCAAGGCTGaggctgaagaggaggagacaacgaaagaggagaagcccaagaagaagaagaagaagtccagCAAGGAGTGA
- the vma-6 gene encoding vacuolar membrane ATPase 6, translating to MEGLLFNVNNGYIEGIVRGYRNSLLTSTNYTNMTQCESIDDLKLQLGPAYGDFLASLPPKPSTSALAAKTTDKLVSEFRYVRANAAGSLAKFMDYLTYGYMIDNVALLITGTLHERDTRELLERCHPLGWFETMPVLCVATNIEELYNSVMIETPLAPYFKSSLSLQDLDELNIEIVRNTLYKNYLEDFYHFVNTHPDMAGTPTAEVMSELLEFEADRRAINITLNSFGTELSKADRKKLYPNFGQLYPEGTLMLSRADDFEGVRLAVEGVADYKSFFDAAGLGGGPSGPGNMGGGGTEGKSLEDMFYQKEMEISKMAFTRQFTYAIVYAWVKLREQEIRNITWIAECIAQNQKERINNYISVF from the exons ATGGAGGGCCTATTATTCAACGTCAACAATGG CTACATTGAGGGTATCGTCCGTGGATACAGGAACAGCCTGTTGACGAGCACCAACTATACCAACATGACGCAATGCGAGTCGATTGATG ACCTTAAACTCCAACTCGGACCTGCATACGGCGACTTCCTCGCCTCTCTCCCGCCCAAGCCTTCGACCTCCGCTCTCGCTGCCAAGACCACCGACAAGCTGGTCTCCGAGTTCCGCTATGTCCGCGCCAACGCGGCCGGCTCCCTGGCCAAGTTCATGGACTACCTCACCTACGGCTACATGATCGACAACGTCGCCCTGCTCATCACGGGCACCCTTCACGAGCGCGACACGCGCGAGCTGCTCGAGCGCTGCCACCCGCTCGGCTGGTTCGAGACCATGCCCGTCCTCTGCGTGGCCACCAACATTGAGGAGCTGTACAACAGCGTCATGATCGAGACCCCACTGGCCCCGTACTTTAAGAGCAGCCTGTCGCTCCAGGACCTGGACGAGCTCAACATCGAGATTGTGCGCAACACGCTTTACAAGAACTACCTCGAGGACTTTTACCACTTCGTCAACACCCACCCCGATATGGCCGGGACCCCGACTGCCGAGGTGATGTCGGAGTTGCTGGAGTTTGAGGCGGATAGGCGGGCTATCAACATCACTCTTAACTCGTTCGGCACCGAGCTGTCCAAGGCGGACCGTAAGAAGCTCTATCCTAACTTTGGGCAGCTGTACCCGGAGGGGACGCTCATGTTGTCGCGGGCAGATGACTTTGAGGGTGTGAGGCTCGCTGTTGAGGGTGTGGCTGATTACAAGTCGTTCTTCGATGCTGCTGGCCTCGGAGGCGGTCCCAGCGGTCCCGGTAACATGGGCGGTGGCGGAACTGAGGGCAAGAGTCTGGAGGACATGTTCTACcagaaggagatggagatcTCCAAGATGGCGTTCACGAGGCAGTTCACCTATGCCATAGTGTATGCGTGGGTCAAGTTGAGAGAGCAG GAAATCCGCAATATCACTTGGATCGCCGAGTGCATAGCGCAGAACCAGAAGGAGAGGATCAACAACTACATCAGCGTTTTCTAA
- a CDS encoding ribosomal protein S15: MPPRLPGPQGLRSLTLCLRPAVASPAQALQPLIQTANISQKEKKRKMKQDPYGWAQAQQRKAVNVKRQAELQAQRDAAWGDPVKGITTPFVESFDSAGQASVSPPKVGPDGQLVEEPKPLPTSPHLRNYLLNKDEFDSAIQYAEHILKPIKAEDRLTADPEKEDEEAREHAARHAKAVAALERIAKLEHGGAKDRKHANIRRCIETFGRHITDQSLERPTPPLARGVEPKPQPVRAGPDTGSSEVQIAILTSKIRALSKALEGHGGNRDKNNKRSLRRLCHKRQRLLRYMERKERGSGRWHHMLETLGLTPATWKGQITL, from the exons atgcCTCCCAGGTTACCTGGCCCTCAAGGGCTTCGCAGCCTCACGC TATGTCTTCGCCCCGCCGTGGCCTCTCCGGCGCAGGCCCTGCAACCTCTCATCCAAACCGCCAACATCTcccagaaagaaaagaagcgTAAAATGAAGCAGGACCCTTACGGCTGGGCCCAGGCGCAACAGCGCAAGGCCGTCAACGTGAAGCGCCAGGCCGAGCTCCAGGCCCAACGCGACGCCGCATGGGGCGACCCGGTCAAGGGTATCACGACCCCCTTCGTCGAATCCTTCGACAGCGCCGGCCAGGCTTCCGTCTCTCCGCCCAAGGTCGGCCCCGACGGCCAGCTTGTTGAGGAACCCAAGCCCCTCCCAACCTCGCCGCACCTACGGAATTACCTGCTCAACAAGGACGAGTTCGACAGCGCCATTCAGTACGCCGAGCACATCTTGAAGCCCATCAAGGCCGAGGACCGCTTGACGGCCGacccggagaaggaggacgaggaggctcGCGAGCACGCCGCCAGACACGCCAAGGCCGTCGCCGCCCTTGAGCGTATCGCGAAGCTTGAGCATGGTGGTGCTAAAGACCGCAAACACGCCAACATCCGCCGCTGCATCGAGACTTTCGGTCGCCACATTACAGATCAGAGCCTCGAGAGGCCGACGCCGCCGCTGGCGCGCGGAGTGGAGCCCAAGCCCCAGCCGGTGCGGGCAGGCCCGGACACGGGCAGCAGTGAGGTGCAGATCGCCATCCTGACGTCCAAGATCCGGGCGCTCAGCAAGGCGCTCGAGGGCCACGGCGGCAACAGAGATAAGAACAACAAGCGCAGTTTGCGGAGGCTGTGCCACAAGCGCCAAAGACTGCTGAGGTACATGGAGCGCAAGGAGAGAGGCAGTGGAAGGTGGCATCACATGCTCGAGACCCTCGGTCTGACGCCCGCCACCTGGAAGGGTCAGATCACCCTCTAA